A stretch of Aureispira sp. CCB-E DNA encodes these proteins:
- the bamA gene encoding outer membrane protein assembly factor BamA: MIKRTLFASTLGLTLLWTNLYAQKNSPLVDSNEAKMLDYNHTQTYEIGGINVKGAIYTDANGIIAITGLTIGETIRIPSDQISKAIRNLWKQQLFVDVAINIEKTIGDIVFLEIEVQEYPRFARHGYKGIPKGQHDDANAVVQRYLQKGRAATPAMKQSAINALKKLYIEKGFLDVAIEVDETEDVILKNSIRWIFNIQKGKRVRIAKINFHGVKNAKKGKLYRSMKETKRNNFWAIFKPSKFIQEEYEVDKNNLIAYYNSIGHRDARILKDSVYFVQKKNRKVLHIDMQVEEGNIYRFGSIKFKGNTIYSDRILKNIIGIEKGAIYDKDLLTTRLEFDKNGRDLKTLYMDNGHLFFRVDPIEKGIREDSIDYEIRIVEGPVAKIGAVRIIGNTRTSEHVIRRELRTLPGNNFSRSDLIRSQRELMALNYFNPETMQINTPVNIERGTVDIEYVLEEKISDQIELSAGWGGTTVFGTAGIKLTNFSLRKFFQPKTWNPLPAGDGQTLSFRIQTNGPSYQSYNFSFTEPWLGGKKPNSLTFSAYYSNFTNGYTEESSALRRLQVTGATIGWGTRLRFPDDFFVYQASLNYKKMDLLRWDDINVPSGTYHNLSFNQTISRNSVDNPIFPTKGSNIALSMSFTLPYSLLSNNNETSGTKDRLVEYHKWDFTTEWYGKIAKNFVVKIGGKMGFLGYYNPDLGVTPFDRYELGGNGLSNPQTVQGRDVISMRGYELGDLAANGAGATIYNKFSLEFRYLISPNPSATIWALAFLEAGNAWSNAKDYNPFDLKRSAGLGFRIFLPMFGTLGVDYGIGFDKPNLSGVKDFTKYGTFNIVLGVEPK; the protein is encoded by the coding sequence ATGATAAAAAGGACACTCTTTGCCTCAACTTTAGGGTTGACATTATTATGGACCAATTTATACGCACAAAAAAATAGCCCTTTGGTAGATAGTAATGAGGCAAAAATGCTAGATTATAACCACACACAGACCTATGAAATAGGAGGTATTAATGTTAAAGGGGCAATATATACCGATGCAAATGGAATTATAGCCATCACAGGGCTTACTATAGGTGAAACCATACGTATACCTAGTGATCAAATCAGCAAGGCAATTAGAAATCTTTGGAAGCAACAACTTTTTGTAGATGTAGCGATCAATATAGAAAAAACAATAGGGGATATTGTGTTTTTAGAAATTGAAGTACAAGAATATCCACGGTTTGCTCGCCATGGGTACAAAGGAATTCCAAAAGGGCAACACGATGATGCAAATGCTGTTGTTCAACGATATTTGCAAAAAGGGCGAGCAGCAACTCCTGCTATGAAACAAAGCGCTATCAATGCGTTAAAAAAACTTTATATAGAAAAAGGTTTTTTGGACGTTGCTATTGAGGTGGACGAAACAGAGGACGTCATTCTAAAAAATTCCATTCGATGGATATTTAATATTCAAAAAGGAAAACGTGTACGGATTGCAAAAATCAACTTTCACGGGGTCAAAAATGCTAAAAAAGGCAAATTGTATCGTTCGATGAAAGAAACAAAACGCAACAACTTCTGGGCGATCTTCAAACCATCTAAGTTTATTCAAGAAGAATACGAGGTGGATAAAAATAACTTGATAGCTTATTATAATTCTATCGGGCATCGGGATGCTCGTATCCTAAAAGATTCTGTATACTTTGTTCAGAAGAAAAATAGGAAGGTTTTGCATATTGATATGCAGGTAGAAGAAGGAAATATTTATCGTTTTGGAAGTATAAAATTCAAAGGAAATACCATTTACTCCGATCGAATTTTAAAAAACATTATAGGCATCGAAAAAGGAGCCATTTATGACAAAGATTTATTAACGACTCGTCTAGAATTTGACAAAAATGGGAGAGACCTAAAAACGCTTTATATGGATAATGGGCACCTGTTTTTTAGAGTTGATCCAATCGAAAAAGGAATTCGAGAAGATTCGATTGATTATGAAATTCGTATCGTAGAAGGACCGGTTGCCAAAATTGGTGCGGTTAGAATTATTGGCAATACTAGAACTAGTGAACATGTTATTCGCCGTGAACTGAGAACCTTGCCAGGAAATAATTTTAGTCGTTCTGATTTGATTCGTTCTCAAAGAGAATTGATGGCATTAAATTATTTTAATCCAGAAACGATGCAGATTAATACCCCAGTTAATATAGAACGAGGAACCGTAGATATTGAATATGTCTTAGAAGAGAAAATTTCTGACCAAATAGAGTTATCCGCAGGTTGGGGAGGGACGACCGTTTTTGGAACCGCAGGGATTAAATTGACAAATTTTTCTTTGCGCAAGTTTTTTCAGCCCAAAACTTGGAATCCTTTGCCCGCAGGAGATGGTCAAACGCTATCGTTTAGAATACAAACCAATGGACCTAGTTATCAATCGTATAATTTTTCTTTTACAGAACCTTGGTTGGGGGGCAAAAAGCCTAATTCTCTAACGTTTTCTGCTTATTATTCTAACTTTACCAATGGGTACACCGAAGAGAGTTCGGCATTGAGACGTTTGCAGGTAACAGGTGCAACGATAGGGTGGGGAACTCGTTTGCGTTTTCCAGACGACTTTTTTGTCTATCAGGCAAGCCTGAACTATAAGAAAATGGATTTGTTGCGTTGGGATGACATCAATGTTCCTTCAGGAACGTACCACAACTTGAGTTTTAATCAAACTATTTCTAGAAATTCTGTTGACAATCCAATTTTTCCAACAAAAGGCTCCAATATTGCTCTAAGTATGAGTTTTACATTGCCGTATTCTTTGTTGTCAAACAATAATGAAACCTCAGGGACAAAAGACCGATTGGTCGAGTATCACAAGTGGGATTTTACGACGGAGTGGTATGGAAAAATCGCCAAGAATTTTGTTGTGAAAATAGGAGGCAAAATGGGATTCTTGGGCTATTATAATCCAGATTTAGGGGTAACTCCTTTTGATCGGTACGAATTGGGGGGAAATGGTTTGTCTAATCCTCAAACTGTTCAAGGACGAGATGTGATTTCTATGCGAGGGTACGAATTGGGTGATTTGGCAGCGAATGGCGCTGGTGCTACAATTTATAATAAGTTTAGTTTAGAGTTTCGCTATCTGATTTCTCCTAATCCAAGTGCTACTATATGGGCTTTGGCGTTTCTAGAAGCAGGAAATGCTTGGTCGAATGCAAAAGATTACAACCCTTTTGATTTAAAACGATCGGCAGGTTTAGGTTTTCGCATCTTTTTGCCAATGTTTGGTACACTAGGAGTCGAT
- a CDS encoding isopenicillin N synthase family oxygenase, with protein MALQTVPTVDYHDFTSGDAQKRKQFIQDLGDAFSQIGFVIVKNHGVSEELRQELFEVSKNIFDQPQEIKQKYEDLNNGGQRGYISKGRETAKGEKVPDLKEFWHIGQEVVNEPALKAEYPDNIWMEEVPSLETVGKKIYSTFEQTGRNLLRAIALYLGLEENYFDAKIHNGNSVLRLLHYFPVKNLDEIEEGAVRAAAHGDINLITLLMGGSAKGLQAKNSAGEWVDVSPKENEIVINIGDMLHRHTNGRLKSTIHRVINLDKESMRFPRYSAPFFLHPRSDMDLSCLDSCVSEDNPKAYEDITAGEFLDERIRELGLK; from the coding sequence ATGGCTTTACAGACCGTTCCAACTGTTGACTACCATGATTTTACATCTGGCGATGCTCAAAAACGCAAACAATTTATCCAAGACTTAGGAGATGCTTTCTCTCAAATTGGGTTTGTTATTGTCAAAAATCATGGCGTATCGGAAGAACTACGTCAAGAACTTTTTGAAGTTTCAAAAAATATTTTCGATCAACCACAAGAAATAAAACAAAAATACGAAGACTTAAACAACGGTGGACAAAGAGGCTACATTTCTAAAGGTAGAGAAACTGCCAAAGGAGAAAAAGTACCTGATTTAAAAGAATTTTGGCATATTGGTCAAGAAGTAGTTAACGAGCCTGCTCTAAAAGCAGAATACCCTGACAATATTTGGATGGAAGAAGTTCCTTCTTTGGAGACCGTAGGCAAAAAAATATACAGTACATTTGAGCAAACAGGTCGTAATTTATTGCGTGCTATTGCGTTATACTTAGGACTAGAGGAGAACTACTTTGATGCAAAAATTCACAATGGCAATAGTGTGCTTCGCTTGTTGCATTATTTCCCTGTCAAAAATTTGGATGAAATAGAAGAAGGTGCTGTTCGTGCTGCTGCACATGGTGACATCAACTTGATTACATTGTTAATGGGTGGATCTGCCAAAGGATTACAAGCCAAAAACTCTGCGGGAGAATGGGTCGATGTTTCTCCAAAAGAAAATGAAATTGTTATCAATATTGGTGATATGCTACACCGCCATACCAATGGTCGTTTAAAATCTACTATTCACCGTGTCATCAATTTGGACAAGGAGTCAATGCGTTTTCCTAGATATTCTGCTCCGTTTTTCTTACACCCACGCAGCGATATGGATTTGTCTTGTTTAGACAGTTGTGTTTCTGAAGACAATCCTAAAGCTTACGAAGATATTACAGCTGGTGAGTTTCTAGATGAACGTATCCGAGAGCTTGGTCTGAAATAG
- a CDS encoding alpha-ketoglutarate-dependent dioxygenase AlkB codes for MNKDLFEEHYLNAIHPIYIGAIPSELKAQLPDFDTLWNTHPDEYHVVKILGKEVPTPRWQQAYGFDYKYTGSKQNALPISPVLKLFLDWCKKEIHPSLNGLLLNWYEGEKKHYIGPHRDAVVGLKEGSPIVTISLGEERIFRFRPWREKGYQDFKVEDGTVVIIPWATNKGWTHEVPHFARFKNRRISVTLRVYE; via the coding sequence ATGAATAAAGACTTATTTGAAGAACATTATCTCAATGCTATCCATCCAATTTATATTGGTGCCATTCCTTCAGAATTAAAAGCACAATTACCAGATTTTGATACATTATGGAATACACATCCTGATGAGTATCATGTGGTGAAAATTTTGGGAAAAGAAGTGCCAACACCACGTTGGCAACAGGCTTATGGGTTTGATTACAAATACACAGGCTCCAAACAAAATGCTTTGCCTATTAGCCCTGTGTTGAAGTTGTTTTTAGATTGGTGCAAAAAAGAAATTCATCCCTCTTTAAATGGCTTGTTACTCAATTGGTATGAGGGAGAAAAAAAGCATTATATAGGACCACATCGAGATGCTGTTGTTGGTTTGAAAGAAGGTAGCCCTATTGTAACCATATCATTGGGGGAGGAGCGTATTTTTAGATTTCGTCCTTGGAGAGAAAAAGGCTATCAAGATTTTAAGGTAGAGGATGGAACGGTAGTGATTATACCTTGGGCGACTAATAAAGGGTGGACACATGAAGTGCCGCATTTTGCTCGATTTAAAAACAGAAGAATTTCTGTTACATTGAGAGTTTATGAATAA
- the chrA gene encoding chromate efflux transporter: MTNQKNNKGTIWEVAQVFFKLGCIAFGGPAAHVAMMEDELVTKRKWMSRQHFLDLMGATNLIPGPNSTEMTMHCGHERAGVLGLFVAGICFIFPAVVITGIFAWFYVQYGALPAVAPLIFGIKPAVLAIIAGAVYKLSKKALKSKALGVLGGLVLVVSLLGVNEIVALLVAGIVGTLFFMGRSQWQNHPKSIFPILLLQTGGTATAKISGGTVFWSFLKVGSVLYGSGYVLFAYLDAELVMKGLLTRAELIDAIAAGQFTPGPVLSTATFIGYQLAGWTGAIAATLGIFLPSFIFVWLLNPLVPKMRSSKPLGFFLDSVNVAALAVMVNVLIEMSLETLLVTASWMPDWRACVIAIFGAVLVFGFKKINAMWVVLGGALLGYLLMLV; the protein is encoded by the coding sequence ATGACAAACCAAAAAAATAATAAGGGCACTATATGGGAAGTGGCACAGGTGTTTTTTAAGCTAGGATGTATTGCTTTTGGAGGACCTGCCGCTCATGTTGCTATGATGGAAGATGAATTGGTGACAAAGCGAAAGTGGATGAGTCGCCAACATTTTTTGGATTTGATGGGGGCGACCAATCTGATACCTGGACCTAATTCTACCGAGATGACGATGCATTGTGGGCATGAACGGGCAGGTGTATTGGGGCTGTTTGTTGCAGGAATTTGTTTTATCTTTCCTGCGGTTGTCATTACAGGAATTTTTGCTTGGTTTTATGTTCAGTATGGTGCCCTTCCTGCGGTTGCACCTTTGATTTTTGGAATAAAACCTGCCGTTTTGGCGATTATAGCAGGGGCTGTTTATAAATTGAGCAAAAAGGCTTTAAAAAGCAAAGCATTGGGGGTTTTAGGAGGACTTGTTTTAGTTGTTAGTTTATTGGGGGTTAATGAAATTGTGGCATTATTAGTAGCAGGTATTGTTGGGACACTTTTTTTTATGGGAAGAAGCCAATGGCAGAATCATCCGAAGTCTATTTTTCCAATTTTGTTATTACAAACAGGAGGAACGGCAACTGCTAAAATTTCTGGTGGAACCGTTTTTTGGAGTTTTCTGAAAGTCGGTTCCGTATTGTATGGCAGTGGGTATGTTTTATTTGCTTACCTAGATGCTGAATTAGTCATGAAAGGATTATTAACTCGTGCAGAGTTGATTGATGCAATTGCCGCAGGGCAATTTACGCCAGGTCCTGTTCTGTCTACGGCAACTTTTATAGGCTATCAATTGGCGGGTTGGACAGGAGCAATTGCAGCTACATTGGGAATCTTTTTACCTTCTTTTATTTTTGTGTGGTTGCTGAATCCATTGGTGCCTAAGATGCGTTCTTCAAAACCTTTAGGTTTCTTTTTAGACTCTGTTAATGTTGCTGCGTTGGCAGTTATGGTCAATGTTCTTATTGAAATGAGTTTGGAAACATTGTTGGTTACTGCTTCTTGGATGCCTGATTGGCGGGCATGTGTCATTGCGATTTTTGGAGCAGTGCTAGTTTTTGGTTTTAAGAAAATAAATGCAATGTGGGTAGTGCTAGGAGGTGCTTTGTTGGGATATTTATTAATGTTAGTTTAA
- a CDS encoding OmpA family protein — MKIIWILCWSCCATLLIGQKGNTFQVKRLKKIKQKIRQDLKGFGVQIKNVRYKGKRRAIGEFWNGDAIFQMSHGIVLSTGVAEDAQGNNDITSKTGVNRRKGQAIFKTTTNQKLYDAAVLQFDFYPNSDYISFNFVFASEDYPELSYSGLNDILIFILTLPNGEKVNLAHLPNSNHPISVATINPTTHPQYYINNSIQSAIQVENSVDTFLETNSTHQLLLTRSWNMEQAITATSLYPIQYDGFTKVLQAQSNVIPHQKHRLQIGIADHGNYIFDSAVFIEMESLHSHEDSSFQAGILKREPNYYYIIDTLSQTRIRPIIIDHPTRPSICLDQPSDLLFSYDSPNLSPTNQSLLKQLSQQLHQCPDLKLRVVGYAAAKDNQYNRKLSRERAERVKIYLIEQGIANDRIEVNWQGDGSKTTKKALAQNRRVKLQIY; from the coding sequence ATGAAAATCATTTGGATACTATGTTGGAGTTGTTGTGCAACATTATTAATTGGACAAAAAGGCAATACTTTTCAAGTAAAACGGCTGAAAAAAATTAAGCAGAAAATTCGACAAGACTTAAAAGGTTTTGGAGTCCAAATTAAAAATGTACGGTACAAAGGTAAGCGCCGTGCTATAGGTGAATTTTGGAATGGCGATGCAATTTTTCAAATGTCTCATGGAATTGTTCTTTCTACAGGTGTTGCAGAAGATGCCCAAGGTAACAATGATATTACAAGCAAAACAGGAGTCAATAGAAGAAAAGGACAAGCTATTTTTAAAACAACAACCAATCAAAAATTGTACGATGCAGCTGTTCTACAGTTTGACTTTTATCCCAATTCTGATTACATTTCATTCAATTTTGTCTTTGCTTCTGAAGATTATCCCGAATTAAGCTATTCTGGTTTGAATGATATTTTAATTTTTATATTAACCTTGCCGAATGGAGAAAAAGTTAATTTAGCCCATTTACCTAACTCCAACCATCCCATATCTGTTGCTACGATCAATCCAACTACACATCCACAGTACTATATTAATAACAGCATCCAATCAGCAATTCAAGTTGAGAATAGTGTAGATACTTTTTTAGAAACGAATTCTACCCACCAACTATTATTAACTCGTTCTTGGAATATGGAACAAGCGATTACAGCAACAAGTCTTTATCCCATTCAATACGATGGTTTTACTAAGGTGCTCCAAGCGCAATCAAATGTCATCCCACATCAAAAACATCGGTTACAAATAGGGATAGCAGATCATGGCAATTATATTTTTGACTCGGCTGTTTTTATCGAAATGGAAAGTTTGCACAGCCACGAGGATTCTTCTTTTCAAGCTGGAATATTAAAGAGGGAACCTAATTATTATTATATCATAGATACTCTTTCCCAAACTAGAATTCGACCCATTATTATAGATCACCCAACCCGACCAAGCATTTGTCTAGACCAACCATCAGATTTGTTATTTAGTTATGATTCTCCTAATTTAAGCCCAACCAACCAATCTTTGTTGAAGCAACTAAGTCAGCAATTACATCAATGCCCTGATTTGAAACTTAGAGTGGTGGGTTATGCGGCGGCTAAGGACAACCAATATAACCGAAAATTATCAAGAGAACGAGCCGAACGAGTTAAAATCTATTTGATAGAACAAGGAATTGCTAATGATCGAATTGAGGTCAACTGGCAAGGAGATGGATCTAAAACGACTAAAAAAGCATTGGCACAAAATCGTCGTGTTAAGCTACAAATTTATTAA
- a CDS encoding DASH family cryptochrome, with protein MKKVKRIVVWFRKDLRLHDNEALTKAIENSEEVIPVYVFNEEELMGTTPYGFQKTGAFRTQFLLESIDYLRQKLRDKGIDLVIRKGKPEEEVFKLVQEVEASYVYANMERTHDEVLVQNSLEKNLWSLGLEIQFFRGKMLYYTQDLPFPIAHSPDTFSTFRKEVERFVMIREPLPEPEDFVPWTIDVEDQALPTLEELGHQKNEQDERGDLKFVGGESAALTRLAIYFGAERHLDSFVDSRYELKGTYAASRLSPWLALGCLSPKEVYAQLKAYEQKYKSNKSTQTFFLELLWRDHYRLMGKKYGDKIFEEGGIRGQETKDLKEDIILFEQWRNGKTEVDLINACMLQLKNTGFLSHKGRQLVSSYLVNDMGVHWRMGATYFQHILIDYDICSNWVNWNVVGGVGPDTKEDRYLNIENQAKRFDSKGDYTDLWLGSVCS; from the coding sequence ATGAAAAAAGTAAAACGAATAGTAGTCTGGTTTCGAAAAGATTTGCGCTTGCACGATAACGAAGCGTTGACCAAAGCTATTGAAAATAGTGAGGAGGTAATACCAGTTTATGTCTTTAACGAAGAAGAGTTGATGGGAACCACACCTTATGGTTTTCAAAAGACAGGTGCTTTTAGAACTCAATTTTTATTAGAGAGTATCGACTACCTACGCCAAAAATTGAGAGATAAAGGTATTGACTTAGTAATTAGAAAGGGAAAGCCAGAGGAAGAAGTTTTTAAGCTTGTCCAAGAGGTCGAAGCCAGTTATGTCTATGCCAACATGGAGCGTACACATGATGAGGTATTGGTTCAGAATAGTTTAGAGAAAAACTTATGGTCTTTGGGTTTAGAGATACAGTTTTTTAGAGGTAAAATGTTGTATTATACACAAGATTTGCCCTTTCCAATTGCACATTCACCCGATACCTTTAGCACGTTTAGAAAAGAAGTAGAACGTTTTGTGATGATTCGAGAGCCTTTGCCCGAACCAGAGGACTTTGTGCCTTGGACTATTGATGTAGAAGATCAAGCGTTGCCAACTTTGGAGGAATTAGGGCATCAGAAAAATGAACAAGACGAAAGAGGAGATTTGAAGTTTGTGGGAGGAGAATCTGCCGCATTAACTCGACTAGCAATTTATTTTGGTGCTGAACGCCATCTGGATAGTTTTGTAGATAGCCGGTATGAATTAAAAGGTACTTATGCCGCTTCTCGTTTGTCGCCATGGTTGGCATTGGGGTGTCTATCACCCAAAGAAGTTTATGCACAGCTCAAAGCGTATGAACAAAAATACAAGTCTAATAAATCCACTCAAACTTTTTTCTTAGAATTACTTTGGCGAGATCATTACCGTTTGATGGGAAAGAAGTATGGAGATAAAATATTTGAAGAAGGAGGAATTAGAGGGCAAGAAACCAAGGATTTAAAAGAAGATATTATTCTTTTTGAGCAATGGAGGAATGGAAAAACAGAAGTTGATTTGATCAATGCTTGTATGTTACAACTGAAAAATACTGGTTTTTTGTCTCACAAAGGACGCCAATTGGTTTCGAGTTACCTAGTCAACGATATGGGAGTACATTGGAGAATGGGCGCGACTTACTTTCAGCATATTTTAATTGATTATGACATTTGTTCTAATTGGGTCAATTGGAATGTGGTAGGGGGCGTTGGTCCTGATACTAAAGAAGATCGGTATTTAAATATTGAAAATCAAGCAAAACGATTTGATAGCAAAGGCGACTATACCGATTTGTGGTTGGGGTCGGTTTGTTCTTAG
- a CDS encoding secondary thiamine-phosphate synthase enzyme YjbQ, translating into MIQQIEFNLKAKKRGFHLITQEVLSALPPLPSTGLFHLFIKHTSAGLSINENADPDVRTDFENIFNELVPENLPYLVHTLEGPDDMPAHIKSSLVGASIQVPITNGSLNMGTWQGIYLCEFRNQGGSRKLVATIYT; encoded by the coding sequence ATGATTCAACAAATAGAGTTTAATTTAAAAGCAAAAAAAAGAGGTTTTCACCTAATTACTCAAGAAGTTTTGAGTGCTTTACCTCCTCTTCCATCAACTGGGTTGTTTCATTTATTTATAAAACATACATCAGCAGGTTTGAGTATTAACGAAAATGCCGATCCAGATGTTAGAACGGACTTTGAAAATATTTTTAACGAGCTAGTTCCCGAAAATTTGCCTTATTTAGTCCATACTTTAGAAGGTCCTGATGATATGCCCGCGCATATCAAATCCTCATTAGTAGGAGCTTCTATTCAAGTTCCAATTACCAACGGCTCATTAAATATGGGCACATGGCAAGGTATTTACCTTTGTGAATTTAGAAATCAAGGTGGAAGCAGAAAATTAGTAGCTACTATTTATACTTAA
- a CDS encoding T9SS type A sorting domain-containing protein, whose product MRIIFTYLLLLLFPPYLSAQIIWQEDFNAYTDGTTVGTTGRWTSTCGACLSGDFFEVRSGAFSAQDVNDFSTWESESINIAGVSDVTFALDAIETGDHEGPGCACGVNIDYFDVSYSIDGGAFITIENWNGDGEPGHTLTGDSQNGSALDADWESTTITQSGLSGNTLVLRVVMRNTAGTETMTLDNVVVSHTSLLPVNLVSFTAMPQNNLTQLYWQTSSEEFSSHFELEKSIDGIYFQTIGNIAAIGTSKGAYYHFEDLSLPQTVYYRLKSFDTNESFYYSDIISVTGKHSITNTPYPNPFANELFLKLSDHSNLTFLSIDGKKQKVISLPEGLHDLHPYLEGFPTGMIILNISSQYGTQKHKLIKLREKGF is encoded by the coding sequence ATGAGAATAATATTTACCTACCTTTTACTGCTGCTTTTCCCCCCATATCTAAGTGCACAAATTATTTGGCAAGAAGATTTTAATGCTTATACAGATGGAACGACAGTAGGCACCACTGGACGTTGGACAAGTACCTGTGGCGCTTGCCTATCGGGTGATTTTTTTGAAGTTAGATCTGGCGCGTTTTCAGCACAAGATGTTAATGATTTTTCTACGTGGGAATCTGAATCCATTAACATCGCGGGAGTGAGTGATGTTACCTTTGCATTAGATGCTATCGAAACAGGTGACCATGAAGGTCCCGGTTGTGCTTGTGGAGTTAATATCGACTACTTTGACGTATCTTATAGTATTGATGGTGGTGCTTTTATTACAATAGAAAACTGGAATGGAGATGGAGAGCCAGGACATACGCTTACTGGGGACAGTCAAAACGGAAGTGCTTTAGATGCTGACTGGGAAAGTACAACAATTACTCAAAGTGGTCTTTCGGGCAACACCTTAGTCTTAAGAGTCGTCATGCGTAATACGGCAGGAACAGAAACGATGACCTTAGACAATGTTGTTGTAAGCCACACAAGTCTCTTGCCTGTCAATTTGGTTTCCTTTACTGCGATGCCTCAAAACAATTTGACTCAACTATATTGGCAAACTTCATCCGAAGAATTTAGTAGTCACTTTGAGTTAGAAAAATCAATAGATGGTATTTATTTCCAAACAATAGGGAATATTGCCGCAATTGGAACATCCAAGGGTGCTTATTATCATTTTGAAGATTTAAGTCTTCCACAAACCGTTTATTATCGATTGAAGTCCTTTGATACAAACGAAAGCTTCTACTATTCTGATATTATTAGTGTAACAGGAAAGCATTCGATAACAAATACTCCCTATCCCAACCCATTTGCCAACGAGCTATTTTTAAAATTATCTGATCATAGTAACCTAACGTTCTTGTCCATAGATGGTAAAAAACAAAAAGTTATTTCTTTGCCTGAAGGTTTACACGATTTACACCCTTATTTAGAGGGTTTTCCGACAGGAATGATCATTCTAAACATTAGCTCTCAATACGGCACACAAAAGCACAAACTGATCAAACTACGAGAAAAAGGTTTTTAA